The following are from one region of the Parafrankia irregularis genome:
- a CDS encoding J domain-containing protein — MATDQDPYRVLGVEPSASASRITHAYRTLIRRHHPDTRKPAPQAAQSGPHQNHDAALQQVIAAYTVLRDPSQRADYDASRAAHARRDHDRLAQKHSQPARSAWHTGPPVFLGDVTDSHPPPRLWITVR, encoded by the coding sequence ATGGCGACTGACCAGGACCCCTATCGGGTGCTCGGGGTCGAGCCCTCGGCTTCGGCCAGCCGCATCACCCACGCCTACCGCACGCTGATACGCCGCCATCACCCGGACACCCGCAAGCCAGCGCCACAGGCCGCGCAATCCGGCCCCCACCAGAACCACGACGCCGCTCTCCAACAGGTCATCGCCGCCTACACCGTGCTGCGCGACCCCAGCCAGCGAGCCGACTACGACGCCAGCCGCGCCGCACACGCCCGGCGGGACCACGACCGCCTCGCACAGAAGCATTCCCAGCCAGCCCGGTCCGCCTGGCACACCGGGCCACCAGTCTTCCTCGGCGACGTGACGGACAGCCACCCACCGCCCCGGCTCTGG